One window of the Spea bombifrons isolate aSpeBom1 chromosome 8, aSpeBom1.2.pri, whole genome shotgun sequence genome contains the following:
- the TMEM187 gene encoding transmembrane protein 187: MGSAPRILSQDNTLWHVTATFTLCVGLVSTGILDSVNTELGFSHYAEKPCPWLPLFLVMPFNALVNLGYIILGMYWLCQRDRKIGIKDATGHYMKNVFSWMAILYGPVQWVRISTQSHWAAVLDQWFTLPIFAWAGIWCNAILKKWTTKHFLISEAISLSSYFVCLLHPQGFEMVLSLHILWAVVSGVRLQKQYGDASSHKYVILALASCLGFVCLKLFDKWLAQYFVFQMLTGHFWSKVCDILQFHYTFRFLTHLDRFRIFRKKE; the protein is encoded by the coding sequence ATGGGAAGTGCACCGCGCATTTTAAGCCAAGACAACACCCTTTGGCACGTGACGGCCACTTTTACACTATGTGTTGGCCTTGTAAGCACAGGCATACTGGACAGTGTCAACACAGAACTAGGATTCAGTCACTATGCAGAGAAACCATGTCCTTGGCTACCTCTCTTTCTCGTAATGCCTTTTAACGCTCTTGTTAATCTAGGCTACATAATTCTGGGAATGTACTGGCTTTGCCAAAGGGACAGGAAAATTGGAATAAAAGATGCAACTGGCCACTACATGAAGAATGTCTTCTCCTGGATGGCCATTCTATATGGTCCGGTTCAGTGGGTCCGAATATCGACACAGTCACACTGGGCTGCCGTTCTCGATCAGTGGTTCACTTTGCCCATTTTTGCTTGGGCGGGCATATGGTGCAACGCTATTTTGAAAAAATGGACAACTAAGCATTTCCTTATCTCAGAAGCCATATCACTGAGCAGCTACTTTGTGTGTCTTCTGCACCCGCAAGGATTTGAGATGGTGCTCTCCCTACACAtcttatgggcagttgtgtctGGCGTAAGATTACAGAAACAATATGGAGATGCCTCTTCTCACAAATACGTCATTCTTGCCCTGGCATCTTGTCTGGGATTCGTATGTCTAAAACTTTTTGATAAGTGGTTGGCTCAGTATTTTGTGTTTCAGATGCTCACCGGACACTTCTGGTCTAAAGTTTGTGATATCTTACAGTTTCATTATACTTTCCGCTTCCTTACACATCTTGACCGTTTTAGAATTTTcaggaaaaaagaatga
- the IRAK1 gene encoding interleukin-1 receptor-associated kinase 1 has product MSSCPIEDIFLYKVPAYTMCRFYEIMDSLDDSLWKKFASMIVPDQTQLRLLEQHGLRSRTEEVIWQWINKNARVGDLLSVLTTLELLRALDVFENWRSECKSRLSPSQNAPQRRRSSPPPPYPHPCPAPEPCPAEQQEKKQQPRTGATPTQPYELPPLPLPEPPPEDLLLSSTCPSQASSTGGSSDRALSSIHSSVQESVVSTGFVETTKHFVWNFNELVQGTNNFSRSLLIGEGGFGCVYRATMRNTEYAVKRLKQDSELEWSTVKKSFLTEIDKLTCLRHPNIIDLAGYCVQGEEYCLVYLYLANGSLEDRLHHQGSFSTLSWQQRVGIMQGAACGIQFLHTCQPSIIHGDVKSSNILLDQALVPKLGDFGLARFSRFSNDAGKSRTVAQTSTVRGTLAYLPDEYVKMGKLTFELDTYSFGVVLLEILTGRKAIECEGKSQTKYLKDLVKEEEASLEDGTSAGRLNRLSRVSSRICRHHLDSSVGLCPADAAQELSLLACRCLERQKKRPDMVEVFNTLKKLHESLHVLEFRKGYETPQPSAMQNQSPVLEDITSSLKAMVLSPEENTDRYTPYGNPAAAIAKGSVRPFSSSVSQYEANLDSCSGISSCKRTFQKGPNTPVESDESVPDFCDTAASRGHSDLNVLHSGREQSGHLAAAAAFLSQNPAHKARTQLPPANTLSGQYYYSSDLAGDNSLSSAGSPAILVPHHQIVVNPAKQRIVEQLALYDQGKINSLELLSSGVSPGQLSGDRRYPEESDDFPS; this is encoded by the exons ATGTCCAGCTGCCCCATCGAGGACATCTTCCTGTACAAAGTGCCTGCTTACACCATGTGCAGGTTTTATGAGATCATGGACTCCCTGGACGACTCTCTTTGGAAGAAGTTCG CTTCCATGATCGTTCCGGATCAGACTCAGCTGCGGCTGCTGGAGCAGCACGGGTTGCGTAGCCGCACGGAAGAGGTCATTTGGCAATGGATCAACAAAAATGCCCGCGTTGGGGATCTCCTATCGGTCCTGACTACTCTAGAGCTGTTACGCGCTCTTGATGTCTTTGAGAACT gGAGGTCAGAGTGCAAATCTCGTTTGTCTCCATCGCAGAATGCCCCTCAGCGGAGGCGCTCTTCCCCTCCTCCACCATATCCGCATCCTTGCCCTGCCCCAGAGCCATGTCCTGCGgaacagcaagaaaaaaagcagCAGCCCCGGACAGGAGCCACGCCAACGCAGCCCTATG AGCTACCACCTCTGCCGCTTCCTGAGCCTCCTCCTGAAGACCTCCTCTTAAGTAGTACTTGCCCTTCCCAGGCTTCCAGCACAGGGGGAAGCAGTGACAGGGCACTCAGTAGCATCCATTCTTCTGTGCAG GAGTCTGTTGTTTCCACTGGCTTTGTAGAGACGACCAAGCATTTTGTGTGGAATTTCAACGAGCTTGTCCAGGGTACGAACAATTTCTCCCGCTCCCTGTTGATCGGGGAGGGTGGTTTTGGCTGCGTCTACAGGGCAACCATGCGGAACACCGAATATGCAGTCAAGCGGCTGAAGCAG GACTCTGAGCTGGAGTGGAGCACAGTGAAGAAGAGTTTCCTCACGGAGATAGACAAGCTGACTTG TCTTCGACATCCCAACATAATCGATCTGGCCGGTTACTGTGTACAGGGAGAAGAATACTGCCTTGTCTATCTGTACCTTGCCAACGGTTCACTAGAAGATCGTCTCCACCACCAG GGCAGTTTCTCAACACTTTCCTGGCAGCAACGCGTGGGCATCATGCAGGGCGCAGCCTGCGGCATTCAGTTTTTGCACACTTGCCAGCCAAGCATCATTCATGGAGATGTCAAGAGCTCCAATATCCTCTTAGACCAGGCGCTTGTCCCCAAACTGGGGGACTTTGGTCTGGCTCGATTCAGCCGCTTTAGTAATGACGCAGGCAAAAGCCGCACCGTGGCACAGACCAGTACCGTGAGGGGCACGTTGGCCTATCTGCCGGATGAATATGTGAAGATGGGGAAGCTCACGTTTGAACTAGACACCTATAGCTTTGGTGTG GTGCTGCTGGAGATTCTGACGGGGAGGAAAGCCATTGAGTGTGAGGGCAAGTCTCAGACCAAGTACCTG AAGGATCTAGTGAAGGAAGAGGAGGCCTCCTTGGAGGATGGAACCAGCGCTGGCAGACTGAACAGGCTCTCCCGCGTCTCGTCCCGTATCTGTCGGCACCATTTAGACTCCAGCGTAGGACTCTGCCCTGCAGACGCTGCTCAGGAGCTTTCCCTGCTGGCTTGTCGTTGCCTAGAAAGGCAGAAGAAGCGTCCAGATATGGTGGAG GTTTTTAACACTCTGAAAAAGTTGCATGAGTCTCTTCATGTTCTTGAATTCAGGAAAGGATATGAAACTCCTCAGCCTTCCGCCATGCAAAATCAGAGTCCAGTCTTAGAAGATATCACGTCTAGTTTGAAGGCCATGGTCCTGAGTCCGGAGGAGAATACAGACAGATATACCCCCTATGGAAACCCAGCAGCGGCCATCGCAAAAGGCAGCGTCCGGCCATTCAGCAGCTCCGTCTCCCAGTATGAAGCCAATTTGGACAGTTGCAGTGGTATTTCCTCATGCAAAAGGACTTTTCAGAAAGGTCCGAACACGCCAGTAGAGAGCGATGAAAGTGTTCCTGACTTCTGTGACACAGCCGCCTCCCGTGGACACAGTGACTTGAATGTTCTCCATTCAGGCAGAGAGCAGAGCGGCCAtttagcagctgctgcagcCTTTCTAAGCCAGAATCCAGCGCACAAAGCGCGGACCCAGTTGCCACCTGCTAATACTTTAAGCGGACAGTATTATTACTCTAGCGATTTGGCCGGAGATAATAGCTTGTCATCTGCTGGATCACCAG cTATCCTGGTGCCACATCACCAGATTGTCGTGAATCCAGCCAAGCAGAGGATTGTGGAGCAGTTGGCGCTGTATGATCAGGGGAAAATAAACAGCTTGGAGCTTCTCTCCTCTGGAGTCAGTCCAG GACAGCTCTCAGGCGATCGGAGGTACCCGGAGGAAAGTGATGACTTTCCCAGTTAG